The segment AATGAAGATAAACCCGATGGGGAAGAACAGTGGGAGCCTAGGTTTGCAGGTCATCAGAGTTTACAGGAGCGGGAAGCTTCCTTTTTCGTTCAAGACAAGAAAATTCATTGTGGTTTTGTCAAAGCTCCCAAAGGATCTCCAACCACTGGGTTTGACTTGACAGAAGATGATACTAATTATATCAGTAGATGCCACATTGCTGTTATCTCATGCATCTTTGGCAATTCTGATCGCTTGAGGCCTCCTGCCAATAAAATGGTATTATTCCCTCCATCGTATCTTTATGTTGTTTGGCCTTCTGATTTTCTGCGTCTAAAATTTGTTTCTGTGACCAGTGAGTTTTGTATCATAATAGGAGTCTACCGCGCATACATTGAGCCTAAGTTTTAGTGGCACATACGTAGTCACTAGCAGAGACTTGCGAGCCGAGTTATCTTAGAGAGTTCAAGTGACACGTGTTAAACTGTAGGTGCAGTTTAACTAACTTTTGTAGACTAATAGGGTGGAAATAGATGAAAATGAGCAGTTTTGAGCTAGGTACACTAATAGTGAGTTATAATGAATGCTTAAATAGCTGGCATCATAAAGTTGGTTCTGTGAGTGTTTTCatcagccatggacagccatcTGTTAAGATCTCTTCTCATGGCCTTATAATGGTTTACCAGGACCTGGGAGTAGCTCCTCTAGCAAAACTATCTTGCTTCAAGGAGCAACCTCATGTTTCCTCGAGAATCTCAGAAAACACATTTGCTCTGTTGTGTTCCTTATTTCCTTTTGCTTTATTGGTTATGGTATTTTATTACTTGTGCTAAcctgaattttttttctattcacTTAGATAAGTCGGTTGTCAAGAAAAAATGTCTGCTTCATTGTGTTCGTGGACGAGATTACCATGCAAACACTTTCTGCAGAAGGCAATGCTCCAGACCGAGCAGGATTCATTGGTTTGTGGAAGTTGGTTGTTGTGAAGAATCTTCCTTACGCAGATATGCGGAGGGTAGGAAAAATACCAAAACTGTTGCCACACCGACTTTTTCCATCAGCTAGGTAAGTCTTATGTCATAACGATAATTCTCATTTTTGATGGGTCTGACTAGCACATATCTTTCCAGCAGTTGCAGTTAGAAAACAGATAAGTGTCCCATGGTTGAGTAGGTTTAAGGAAAAATACCTGAAAGAACATGAGTTATAATTTGTAAAGCATATGCATAATTGTCATTCTGAGCCACAAAGATAAAAGCCATGTTTGGAATACGCATGCATCTGGTTGCATATCCAATGCCGACCAAGCTTCCCAAGTCAGACCAAATCTATATTAGTACACAAAGAAACTCAACTGTTGTTTATTCTTCCAGGTACTCAATCTGGTTAGACAGCAAGTTGCGACTTCAGTTGGATCCTCTACTCATTCTGGAGTACTTCCTATGGCGTAAAGGTCACGAGTATGCTATATCCAATCACTATGACCGCCATTGTTTATGGGAAGAGGTTGCACAAAACAAGAAGCTGAACAAGTACAATCATACTGTTATAGATCAACAGTTTGAGTTTTACAAGGCTGACGGGCTGACCAGATTCAATGCTTCAGATCCGTTTAAGCTTCTTCCTAGCAGTAAGATTTTGTTGGATAACTGATATAAACCGAAAATTTCAACCCTTTTTTTTTGCGGGGAGCGTTTTGCATTAGTTAGTGGCCATAACTGGGTTGCTCATTAGATGCACACTGAGTTTTTAATTTCCTTATCAAGTATTATTGTTTATGATCAAGTCGAGGATTTAGATATTCGCATGCGCAACTATGCTAATAGTTTTTGCAGCCATCCATTACTGCAACGTTTAGATTATATGCTCTTTGTTGGTCAAACCCTTATTGCCACCATGCAAGGGTCAATCAATACCTGGCATTGGTCATATGTACAAAACATTTTTGCGTTTTGCTTACTTACAATCCTCTTGTTTATCTGGGTCGCAGATGTTCCAGAGGGGTCTTTCATTGTACGTGCACATACTCCCATGTCGAACCTATTCTCGTGTCTTTGGTACAACGAAGTGGAACGCTTCACTCCTCGTGACCAGCTGAGTTTTGCCTATACTTACCAGAAACTAAGAAGGATGAATCCTGACAAACCATTTAATCTTCACATGTTCAAggtaaagaaagatattaataataataagctGTTTGATGCTCGTCTAAAGCAGTGGGTTGCCTTGCCTCCATTTGTAAGCTGGGTTTAGGGTTGTAAAGTCCAAAGTGCTTTTGACACGAGGTTGAGTAAAGTCCTATAAACTAGTAGTATCAGAGCCAAACCCCAAATGCAGTGAGTGGCTTGTCTAGTCGTGGAACCCATAGGGTAGTATGTAGTGGTCTCATATTTTATGGATGCCTTTTTGTGTTCGTACAACGATTGAATTGTGGATTAGATTTCATACCGTAGTCTGCGTAGCAAAGAGTATCTAGAACTAAATTTCTAAGTTTCATATGTTTTGTTTCCTCGTCTGAATTTTCAGGACTGCGAGAGAAGAAAGATTGCAAAGTTGTTCCGACACAGATCAGAGGAGAAGCGAAACCTTATACAAGCAGCACTACAACAATAAACGACCcgaacatctttttttttctaaaatctgTCCTGTATATTACTTGTTGGTTTCTCTACTTCCATATTACACAGTGTCACTTGGAGAAAAGCCACGTTTCTTTGCTCCTGGGGACTTCAAAACTTCTTTACGTTGGATCGAGTATGTTGCTTGGAGGCGAGAGCCAGATGAGGTATACGAAAACAATGTGAGGTGATTTGTAGTGTAGCGCGACGTTTTAAGAGTTGAAACtttgaaagaagaagaagaagaaaagcttTGATTAGATTCGATTTCATGAGAAGAGGGTCCTCGATTTTTATTCAATTCATTGCTTTGTTTTTGTCTGTATCACTATCATGCAACCAATTTATCcccttaaaaaaatataatacattgattatattttactattttgaaacaaacaaaaatacacAACCACAATCACCAACATAGAAGAGATTTAAACAATGATTAGCAAAATATCTTGTGAATGACTAACGAACCAAACATAACAACACGTAcattctaatttaagttgtgaATGAGGTTAATTGATAAGATAGGCAATGTCACAGAGTGAAACTAAGAGATTACCCTTTTTATCATTCATAATATTTTCATGCTTTTCTCGGGGGGTTTGGAAAAATCTAGAATCAATACAATTTTTATAAGGGATTTTTGCCGATAAGGAACAAAAAAAGCATATCTTTGTCCCCTTACAataaaaaatccaaactttgtccctttagaacaaaaaaaaatgaaaaacctgTTTTGTCCTTTTTAATTAAATAGGTTAATAGTAAGAAGTAAAAAATAAACGGATTCAGTGAAAAATTGCTTCACTTTCTTTGTCTCCGACTCCCGTTTCATAAGGAACAAAAGGCGATTCCGCCGTCGACTCTCTCTTTATTTTATCCGTTCAAGTTCGTCGGAGACGACGATATCGTCGTCACATCTCTCCTTCGTCCTCCTTCTGTCGTCTTTACTCTTTTTGAATCATCGATTACAGAGAATTGAAGGTTAGGGTTTGGAAATCCCCTTTCTGatttttttccgtttttgtttaCGTGCATGTAGTATAAAGAGCATGAAttgtttaaaaatacaaatcgAATCGCATTTTGATTTTCGTTTGTGGGTTGAGTTGATTGTGAGGTCATCGTAGTTCTTGTTCTATACGATTCTGAGTTATATTTTGTTTGGTATTGAATTTGCTTTGTGTTTTGAATTCGTAATGGACTTAACAGGCTAATGAGTTGATGTTTTTGATTTCATGTTTTATAGGAATGGATTACCAGTTTCCAAAACGCTTTATTGAAGAAGGAGCTGAGACCAAGATTGATAAGATTAACAACACCTGTAGGCGCACGATTCTGGGGACGCTGAAGGTGGTTCTCAGGGATGAGTATCAAGAAGTTTTGAAAGACCCTGTCTTCGGTCCGATTCTGGCAATCGTAGAGAACAAGCTTATTTACTCAGGAAAGGTTATTCACAGTTTCATATGCAAGCAGCTCAAGGTTTCCAAGCTTCACGAGTTGTGGTTTCTATTTGCAAAGAGGCCTCTCAGGTTTTCTATGCAAGAGTTTTATGCTGTGACTGGATTGAAGTTCAAAGAAGAACCCGACGTAGACTTCAATAACTGGAAGAGTGATAAGGGGTTCTGGAGCACGGTGCTGAAGGAAAATAAGAAGATCAACTTATTGGTTATAAGGGATGAGCTCCTTAAAGTCTGTAAGGAGTGGACGTATGTGGACAGGGTGCGACTAGTGTATCTGTGTATAATACATGGATTCGTCATTGCGAAGGATTTGAGAGTGTTTATCCCTCACGAGTTCATCCGTTTGGtgatggattttgagaaaatgagGATGTATCCTTGGGGTCTTCGCGCCTATGATGAGCTGCTTGCATCAATATTCAAAGCAAGGGAAGATGTGCATCTGAAGAACAGCTATGTATTGGATGGATTCTCATATGCGTTTCAGATATGGATTATGGAGGCAATCCCAGACATCGGTTCTATGGTGGGTAAAAAGATCAAAAACAACTTGACGAAAGTGAGATGTAGGAATTGGAAAGGAAGTGGAAAAGTATCATATCAAGATATCACCAGCCTAGAGTCCAACTTTGATAAGGTAGTTATCTTTCTTATATTAAAGTTGAGTTCAATAATCGAACAACTGAAGCttattgtttcatttttttcaggGAGAGCTGTTCCCGTTTATATCATCTACTGGGAGCTTGGATGCAACTGATAATGCTGAGTTCTTTAGGGAAGATGAGAAGAATGACGAAAGAGTCAATCGCATTGTTGCTCTGATCAGTGCTAAACAAGACTGGAAGCAATTCACTTGGGAAGTTGAGACTCTGCCTCCAAATATGGAGTTATCTGACGCAGAAGAGGATGTCGAAGTTGAAAATGTCACAGAAACACCTGTGGAGGAACCGGCTGTTGTTGAAGAGGAACCAGCTGTTGTTACAAAAAGGGGGAAGCGTAAGCTAATTGATCCTGGTGTCGAGTCTCGAAAGaaacaacttctttgtcaaagaGCGGCTGAACATAACAGTGTTGTCTCCGGTGATATGAAGACCTTCATTGAAGGTTTGTTCAACTCTTCTTTCAATTCTTTTAAGGAGCTGCTGCAGAAGGACATACAAGAGCGTTTTGACAAGGTCGACAATGAGATGGCTCAACTGAAGGCAACAGTGTCGCAGATTACGGGTCCTTCAGTTGCAGTGGGACGAGACATAGCATCTGAGATTCCCTGTCCTTCTGCAACACTTGGGAAAGAGCAAGAGAAATCATCACAGAGTCCGGGTCCTTCAGGAGCAAAGGGAAAAGGCAAAGGCAAGGCATCTGTGAGTGTTGATCCTCCTCCGCTTCGTCGTAGCCCTCGGCCAGTAAGAAAGGTAACCAAAACATGAAGCTTTGAATTATGTAGGACGAAACATCTTCCGTTGTAAGTGTTTATGTGGTTTGACTATTTTGTAATGTCCTTGTATTGTGCTATGTTGCATATCGGCTTgtaatgtatctttttgtttGCTATGAAGTGAACTGATAACTATGACATGTTAGCTTGGCTATTTTGTAATGTAATTTTGTGAATATGTTGACTCTATTTCCTATTAATGTTGTTATGCTTTGCTTTATTTACAGGAAGTTAAAACTGATGACGATGAcatgtttgattttttgaaGAATTTGTCACAATCATCGACCTATGTAGATAAGGGGACACAAGAATTTTTACAAGACGCCGTGGGAAACCTTTCTCAAGCATCACATGTTAAAGGCTTTGATCCCTCACAAAAAATCAAGGACGACGAACCAGCAGAATGGGTTACTCCACTGTCTTCATTTAAGCCTCCGAATTGGAAACCACCTACTCTAAAAGATGAGGAATTACTTGAGGACCGGGTGCATGACATTGATCACTCACTAGTGTTTGTCCCTGAGGATGGATGGGCCAAAATAATTGAGTGGTCCTCAACTTCCAAGTAAGTTTATATTGTTTCTCAAAACGTTAGAATAGTATCATTTTTAACTGAATTTTGCATTGCAGTGAACTGAAAATTGGACCTTCTATGTTAACAAGTGTGTTAGCAGCACGCGTATGGGACCTACAGAGTGGCTTTTGAATCACGTAAGTCTAAATGTGTTCCTTGATATTTTCAGTACATGAGTTACAATCTATTATAAAACTTTCAGGAAATTGATGCTATGATGTACTTATTCACTGAGAGGACTACTTTGCGACGATGGGAACCAACAAAAGTAGCATTCATGAGCTGCATGTTCAGTAATCAAATGAAGACCTCTTTCGATGAGTTTCGGAAGGACAAGAAGAAATTCAAAGTATCTGAATTGCTTCACCGGTACGGCATTGGTGAACTTCCACCACACGGACGAACAGGACTGACGTGGGATCTTGACGTCACACGCATGTATGTGCCTCTAAATGTCGGTAAACACTGGATCTCTATGTGTGTCAACTTTGTTTCTCGGTCGATAGAGGTCTTTGACTGTGAGGGATTGAAATACAACAAGGAAGTAGAGCCATTTGCCATTCTCATCCCTAGGATTGTCAAATCTGTTCACTCATCAAAGAATCGGCAGCAACTCAAGGTCAAGCAATATACTGTCAGTTACGCCCCAATGCCCTACTTATTAAACAAGAGTAGCAGTGATTGTGGAGTGTATGCCTTGAAGCACATTGAATGTCATCTTCTAGGCTTGGATTTCGCCCTGGTGAATGACAACAACATTCGAGAAGCGCGCCAAAAGATTGTTTACGACCTATGGGAAGCTGCCAATGATCATGAGCTTATTTTGAGAATGGCACAATACACTCCACCAAAGACGATCACAAATCCTCTAGTGGAACTTGATTGAAGTTCTTTCGTTTATTACTTGTTAAGGAAATAGGTTGTTATTGGCTCTCTTATTTGACTCTTGAATTTGATTCTTGTAGTTACTCTttagtttttactttatttGAAACATTTAGTTGTTCGATTTATGTGTTGTGACAATGCTTATTAACCCCTAAATATTCCCTAAATGAGTGGTATGCGAAGACAATCCTTATCAACCACTAAATATTTCCTATTTGACACTAAAGTAAGACAATTCATTTGAAACCTTATTTATGCTCTAAATGCCACTAAAGAATGACAATTCTTATCAACCCCTAAATATTCCCTATTTGACATTAAAGTAAGACAAACCATTTCAACCCCTATCTATGCCCTAAACGCCACTAAAGAATGACAAACATTATTCAACCCCTATGTATACCCTAAATGCTACTGAAGTATGACAAACGATCTCAACCCATTGAATCCACACAAATCTTTTAAATCAGAAAAAGATCTTACTAATCAAGACAAATCTTAATAATCAAAACACATACAACTTTACCCTAACTTCCAACCCGAGAGGAAGATTGTTTGAcctaaaaaaatcttatataagaCCATCAAATGGCCTGAAACCCTATATATTCCATCGTTTGTTTCTCCTACATCTCGAAAAAAACATCTCGTTCCTCCTCAACAAAGAATGACGAACATGAATCACAATGAAGGGATCCCTTCCAGATGCTGGTGTGGGAAGGGGATTGTCACATATGTTTCAAAAACAGAAGAGAACCCATATCGACGGTTCTTCAGATGCGAGATTGGGATACAGGTAAATCTGTAATTACTTATTCATCATTATTCAATATGATCAGAGAATGAACATATGTGAGATTGACttgtttttgtgttttcaaACAGAGAAAGAACGAAATCCATCTTTTTAAGTGGGTAGACGAGGCTCTGTTAGATGAGATTCAGAGGATGGATGAGCATCAAACGAGAATTGGCGAGGAAATTGAAGATCTGAGAAGTTCCATGAAGAAGACAGTTGAGGAGGAAGTTATGAAACATAAGAATTCGATTGATGTAGGTTGTTTAGGATCCATTCTCACTATTTTATGTCTCTGGTCCAAACGTGATTGATAATGTAATGGTTCTCTGtttaatgttaaaataaaacttCTATAGAATTCTAATGTTTAGACCTAAACGATTTCCAGTTGGATCATTTGACATGAACAAACTGAAACATAACTTCCAATCATCATCTGAAGAAGAAAACACATAGTCTATTAGATCTAAAATTCAACATGAAAATTCTGAAACATAACTTGCATAAAACATGAAGAACACATAGTCTCTCAATCATAACTTGCATAAAacgaaataaaaagaaaaacatagtcTCTGAAACATAACTTGCATTGAACAAATTGAGAATCTTATATTGCTAAATCACATGTTCTCCTGTTGTGACCTTCAATCCCACATCGACTGCATTTCCGAACTGTAGAGCGTTGAGTTCCTTGTGACGAACGGATCTTATCTTCGGCTGTCTCGTATCTGCGTTTCTTTCTCCTACCCGCAGCTCGTCTACTCTCTGGAGGAAGCATTTTTGACTTCTCCACATGAGATGGGAGTTTCCATGCATCTTCAGGGACGCTAATAGGATTTATGCTTTCTTCATAAGCCGAGCGCCATGAGGCAGTAGTGTACATGTCGTCTGTGAGTGTGTGTGGTCTTATTCCAACACTGAAGCCTGCTTTTATGGCGTGCCTGCATGGGATTTTCATCAGATCGAATTTCCCACATGAACACGTGCGTCTGACCAAGTCTACCGAGCAGTCGAAAGTGTCACCTTGAACTAAAAACCTATGATCGCTAACGGGAAACACCTTAAATGTCTTACCCTTCTCAATCCTTCTGtcaatcttcttctccacaGCAATGGTTAGTGGCTTCGAATGCTTAGAACTTAAAGTTCTACGTTTAAAAAACCATCGAGTCATCATTTCCCTAATGCTGTCCAACAAAGGTATCACTGGAAACTCTCTAGGCGTACGCAAAGCTGCATTTATCGACTCCGCAGGGTTAGTAGTCCTAATATCATATCTGTAACCCGGAAACTGACAACGAGCCCACTTCCTCACATCGGCATCTATGAGATACTGTCCAATTTCAGGACTAATAGCGAAAATAGCAGTGAAGACCTTACGAAAATCAGCAGCTCGATAAGCTTTAGAAGCCTTAGCAACCAAACCAGCCACACCTTTCCCGCTGAAATATGTTACAACATTATTCAGCAAGTGGTGAATGCAAATTCCATGATGAGCTTGCGGGTACACTCTCGCAATAGCTTTAGCAATTGAGGAATTCCTATCAGACACAAAAGCTAAACTATGGTCGTCAGCAATGACCATATTAAGTTGTCTCATAAACCAGTTCCACGCGAGGTCATTCTCTGAGTCGACAACTCCAAAGGCAATAGGATATAAACTCGAGTTTCCATCTAATGCTGTAGCAACTAGTAATACTCCTTTGTATTTGCTCTTCAAAAAAGTCCCATCCACCACAATAACTTTTCTAATTGCAGCATAGAAACCGCGAACACTCTGACCAAACGAGATGAAGAGGTATTTGAATCTCCCTTTTGTATCCCTTTCATAAAATGTGTGTGACCCTGGATTAGCTTCCTTCATCATATGCAAGTATTTAGGAATTTTTTCATAACCTTTCTCCGGAATACCTTTAACTGCGTTGATTGCATATTCACGTGCATCCCACGCCAAAGAATAGGATATCTCAACTCCATATACCATACGCATATACTGGATTATATCATCCGATCTCGGTCCTTCTTTAGCAGTTTCATACTTATGCATGATCAGAGTACCCACTGTTTTTGCTGAAACTGTCCTAACAGAACCCTTCCTATTGGAGGCAGCACATGAATGATCAGGTACATACtttttgatgataaaatacgatgaGCCTGTTAAACCCTCTGCACGAACACGCCATGTGCAGTCATCATCTGAGCAACGAATGTACCATACTTTTTTATCCGATCTGACAACCACGTAGTCGAAATTATTTTTCATTGCACATATTTCGAATGCTGCCTTCAAAAGTGTTTTGGAAGTAAAAGATTGACCCTTCTTCACAACATCCACCAAAGAAAAGCGAACACCATCTTCATTGATCTTTTCTTTGTCACACTTTTTGTCATCTTCACTGTCAGGTACCTCAACATCTTGTTCTGAATCCATATCACTTGAATCGTCAGACTCCATAAGCGCTTCCTCTCTGTTAGGCGACTCACTACCTTCTTCCGCCATGTTAGAGGCTTGAGTACTCACACACAACTGCGTCGAAGCTTTGTTCTTTACATATGTAAGAAAATTTCGAACTTGTCTTTCACTGGTGATGATAACAGGGGGTGAGTAGATGCTATAGATCAAATCGGAAGGTAAATAACTCAGCTCTATATTGACCATGTTTACATCAATTCCAAAGTCTTCACACACCATAGCCTTTAGGTTTTCAAAGCTTGAACTTGTGTCCAAAGTAAGTAACCTGCCTCCTTTTTCTTCATCAACAAGAAATCCCCATCCATTGTTCATCGACGATTTCCACAAACCACATGAAGCATATATGTTAATCTTCATATTTTAGAATGACAAAAGTTTGAAAGAActaaaaaatgaagaaaacttCCACGTTGAATTTCAGAAATCGTGGTATGTTGAACAAGAAAACAAGATTTTAGGAAAGacaattaaaaaaggaaattcAAAACATTTAAAAGATTTTCTGAATATTTCCTAACCGTTTTTGGCTAGATTTCcggattttgtaattttattagGTAGAATTTGCATTCTAtctatttagaaattagaagaCCTGGTAGAATACTGTATACCACTGGTGTAGACAAAAATACAATCCGAATAATGCATTTCCTACCTTAGTAGGTTAATTAGTTTTTGTAGCGCATCAAATCTACCAGTTACGTAGAGCATAGAGGGAATGAGGAATTTATATTCTTCTCCACTAGTTGTTTATGTTTTCGGTGTATTGTGCATGCTACGACTAGTAGATCACTATGTTTTTGTTAGATTATATATTCTAAACCTCCGTAGATGGTAGATCTGATTTTCTAATCCCTTTACcccatttttgaaattattattcaaacattttttgaatccaaatttatttttcttatgtgCAGTTGTTTATCTACATCTAATATACaattttttcagaattttttgccttctaaaaaaattaatatgaatttttatatacaaaaaggGTAGTGAATGTCCAAAAGTGACAAAAGTTTATTTTGTTCTAAAGGGACAATACCTTAGTTTACTTGTTCTATTTTCCCAATTTTCCCTTTTTATAATCCTTCATtcacaaaaggaaaaaaacgtGAAATGACTagtacaaaaaaaatcaagaaaaggaATCCACGTCATGTTTTGATAATGAGTTTCCACTTACTCATATGAAATTGGTccaaataagatcttctttc is part of the Brassica rapa cultivar Chiifu-401-42 chromosome A09, CAAS_Brap_v3.01, whole genome shotgun sequence genome and harbors:
- the LOC103840004 gene encoding uncharacterized protein LOC103840004, whose amino-acid sequence is MAQYRQSGTERFNGRVGGSYPHNGASSSEHIAIGIRNGVGGATQHGKTNRWRRSVVRPERIRRLGIGSVVFVICLVLVLTVLAYYYISGFTNSGYDDKDSYEGDFLANVTRIDPEKVLEFGQGSVVHGRDSRYWDKDDRRRDDDYNEDDGVEHLSQDKHVVAQVTKVPVKGNVGFYNEAGRNELNKYEAEYQASLVNGGGGGDHEALDVDPNDDDAIDSQGDEYVDSGHDEDDTHKEKKPTEVLSKDHTEEKDSSKRPLEDSSLVSTGAKSGKKSRSDTKRRGRGRRSSGASCDMKLLNSSQPIVEPLNTRKSARFSLQYIDNEDKPDGEEQWEPRFAGHQSLQEREASFFVQDKKIHCGFVKAPKGSPTTGFDLTEDDTNYISRCHIAVISCIFGNSDRLRPPANKMISRLSRKNVCFIVFVDEITMQTLSAEGNAPDRAGFIGLWKLVVVKNLPYADMRRVGKIPKLLPHRLFPSARYSIWLDSKLRLQLDPLLILEYFLWRKGHEYAISNHYDRHCLWEEVAQNKKLNKYNHTVIDQQFEFYKADGLTRFNASDPFKLLPSNVPEGSFIVRAHTPMSNLFSCLWYNEVERFTPRDQLSFAYTYQKLRRMNPDKPFNLHMFKDCERRKIAKLFRHRSEEKRNLIQAALQQ
- the LOC103840096 gene encoding uncharacterized protein LOC103840096, which produces MDYQFPKRFIEEGAETKIDKINNTCRRTILGTLKVVLRDEYQEVLKDPVFGPILAIVENKLIYSGKVIHSFICKQLKVSKLHELWFLFAKRPLRFSMQEFYAVTGLKFKEEPDVDFNNWKSDKGFWSTVLKENKKINLLVIRDELLKVCKEWTYVDRVRLVYLCIIHGFVIAKDLRVFIPHEFIRLVMDFEKMRMYPWGLRAYDELLASIFKAREDVHLKNSYVLDGFSYAFQIWIMEAIPDIGSMVGKKIKNNLTKVRCRNWKGSGKVSYQDITSLESNFDKGELFPFISSTGSLDATDNAEFFREDEKNDERVNRIVALISAKQDWKQFTWEVETLPPNMELSDAEEDVEVENVTETPVEEPAVVEEEPAVVTKRGKRKLIDPGVESRKKQLLCQRAAEHNSVVSGDMKTFIEGLFNSSFNSFKELLQKDIQERFDKVDNEMAQLKATVSQITGPSVAVGRDIASEIPCPSATLGKEQEKSSQSPGPSGAKGKGKGKASVSVDPPPLRRSPRPVRKEVKTDDDDMFDFLKNLSQSSTYVDKGTQEFLQDAVGNLSQASHVKGFDPSQKIKDDEPAEWVTPLSSFKPPNWKPPTLKDEELLEDRVHDIDHSLVFVPEDGWAKIIEWSSTSNELKIGPSMLTSVLAAREIDAMMYLFTERTTLRRWEPTKVAFMSCMFSNQMKTSFDEFRKDKKKFKVSELLHRYGIGELPPHGRTGLTWDLDVTRMYVPLNVGKHWISMCVNFVSRSIEVFDCEGLKYNKEVEPFAILIPRIVKSVHSSKNRQQLKVKQYTVSYAPMPYLLNKSSSDCGVYALKHIECHLLGLDFALVNDNNIREARQKIVYDLWEAANDHELILRMAQYTPPKTITNPLVELD
- the LOC103840098 gene encoding uncharacterized protein At4g04775-like; the protein is MNHNEGIPSRCWCGKGIVTYVSKTEENPYRRFFRCEIGIQRKNEIHLFKWVDEALLDEIQRMDEHQTRIGEEIEDLRSSMKKTVEEEVMKHKNSIDVGCLGSILTILCLWSKRD
- the LOC117127771 gene encoding uncharacterized protein LOC117127771 produces the protein MNNGWGFLVDEEKGGRLLTLDTSSSFENLKAMVCEDFGIDVNMVNIELSYLPSDLIYSIYSPPVIITSERQVRNFLTYVKNKASTQLCVSTQASNMAEEGSESPNREEALMESDDSSDMDSEQDVEVPDSEDDKKCDKEKINEDGVRFSLVDVVKKGQSFTSKTLLKAAFEICAMKNNFDYVVVRSDKKVWYIRCSDDDCTWRVRAEGLTGSSYFIIKKYVPDHSCAASNRKGSVRTVSAKTVGTLIMHKYETAKEGPRSDDIIQYMRMVYGVEISYSLAWDAREYAINAVKGIPEKGYEKIPKYLHMMKEANPGSHTFYERDTKGRFKYLFISFGQSVRGFYAAIRKVIVVDGTFLKSKYKGVLLVATALDGNSSLYPIAFGVVDSENDLAWNWFMRQLNMVIADDHSLAFVSDRNSSIAKAIARVYPQAHHGICIHHLLNNVVTYFSGKGVAGLVAKASKAYRAADFRKVFTAIFAISPEIGQYLIDADVRKWARCQFPGYRYDIRTTNPAESINAALRTPREFPVIPLLDSIREMMTRWFFKRRTLSSKHSKPLTIAVEKKIDRRIEKGKTFKVFPVSDHRFLVQGDTFDCSVDLVRRTCSCGKFDLMKIPCRHAIKAGFSVGIRPHTLTDDMYTTASWRSAYEESINPISVPEDAWKLPSHVEKSKMLPPESRRAAGRRKKRRYETAEDKIRSSQGTQRSTVRKCSRCGIEGHNRRTCDLAI